A single window of Ignavibacteriota bacterium DNA harbors:
- a CDS encoding C10 family peptidase encodes MKKYIYIIVIIVGFLIILEMIARYLTSPNIIEVPESRSYLLNTSWNQIEEYSKYVEYDQDAGCWGVAIAQIAHYHKLNPRGNISYLTSNGDSIRVNLNDFDFQHHKFVSSINENTSNESKYQVAKYIYYIASLIYTNYGSSGYIETETMMDRIEKHLGFSVNFYEYSKEDFLSAKTEIKRLITEEIDNKRPLMFYFDNGDDFGHAVVIDGYTNVDNLFLVHLNQGLGGKHNGWYNPFKKIYGLRNDLTNRFLISFKPTFDN; translated from the coding sequence ATGAAAAAATATATCTATATAATAGTTATAATAGTTGGTTTTTTGATTATTTTAGAGATGATTGCTAGGTATTTGACTAGTCCAAATATTATCGAAGTGCCAGAAAGTAGGAGTTATTTATTAAATACAAGTTGGAATCAAATAGAAGAATATTCAAAATATGTTGAATACGACCAAGATGCAGGTTGTTGGGGTGTTGCAATAGCACAAATCGCACATTACCATAAACTTAACCCAAGAGGGAATATTAGCTATTTAACTTCTAATGGAGATAGTATTAGGGTTAATCTAAATGATTTTGATTTCCAACATCATAAGTTTGTTTCTTCTATTAATGAAAATACATCAAATGAATCCAAATATCAGGTTGCCAAATACATCTATTACATTGCATCGCTTATATACACCAATTACGGTTCTTCAGGTTATATTGAAACTGAAACGATGATGGATAGAATCGAAAAACATTTAGGTTTTTCGGTCAACTTTTATGAATATAGTAAAGAAGACTTTTTATCAGCAAAGACAGAAATTAAAAGATTGATTACCGAAGAAATTGATAATAAACGACCATTGATGTTCTATTTTGATAATGGAGATGATTTTGGGCATGCTGTAGTAATTGACGGATATACAAATGTTGATAATTTATTTCTCGTCCACTTGAATCAAGGTTTGGGTGGTAAACATAATGGGTGGTATAATCCATTCAAGAAGATTTACGGCTTACGTAATGACTTAACAAACAGATTTTTAATTTCATTTAAGCCTACATTTGACAATTAA
- a CDS encoding DUF2283 domain-containing protein — protein MQIKYFQDTDTLLITFNDNLIYETKDINENTLVELDENGNVVSMTFEHAKSIANIDDISYQQLAMV, from the coding sequence ATGCAAATCAAATATTTTCAAGATACCGACACATTATTGATAACTTTCAATGATAATTTGATTTATGAAACAAAGGATATTAATGAAAATACTCTTGTTGAACTCGATGAAAACGGCAATGTGGTAAGCATGACTTTTGAACATGCAAAAAGTATTGCTAATATCGATGATATTTCATATCAACAATTAGCGATGGTTTAA
- the rimO gene encoding 30S ribosomal protein S12 methylthiotransferase RimO — translation MSKSKNNNINKISVITLGCAKNLVDSERFSGLLASNGFEFTDANNADAMVINTCGFIKSAKEENVQVILEAAEQRRKGKLKKLIVTGCLSERYNKELSSQIPNVDFFLGINSDKKILKILSGDQKYTLTGERMLFTPKHYAYLKISEGCNQKCSFCAIPLMRGKHITEPEDKLVSEAAGLANRGTKELVLIAQDSTYYGKDATKKQTLSSLLERISNIEKLEWIRLMYAYPRQFPVDILDVIASSPKICNYIDMPLQHASDKVLRSMKRGIKLRKIESLLDTIREKIPNVTLRSTFIVGYPNETDADFKMLMDFIERQQLDRVGVFTYSHEEGTSAYPLGDPIPEKVKEERRGELMLLQQNISLKKNNAKVGKTFKVMVDGQNESHYFGRTEQDAPDVDNLVYFDSNSKLNNGDFVNVMISKAEEYDLFGEAV, via the coding sequence ATGAGCAAATCAAAAAATAATAATATAAATAAAATCTCGGTTATAACACTGGGTTGTGCAAAAAACTTAGTTGATTCTGAGCGTTTCAGCGGACTTTTAGCTTCAAATGGTTTTGAATTTACAGATGCAAATAATGCTGATGCAATGGTAATCAATACTTGCGGCTTTATAAAATCTGCAAAAGAAGAAAATGTTCAGGTAATTCTTGAAGCAGCTGAGCAGCGTCGCAAAGGAAAACTAAAGAAACTTATTGTAACCGGTTGCCTTTCTGAAAGATACAACAAAGAATTAAGTTCGCAGATTCCGAATGTTGATTTTTTCCTGGGTATTAATTCTGATAAGAAAATATTAAAAATTCTTTCAGGTGACCAGAAATATACTCTCACAGGTGAGAGAATGCTATTTACTCCTAAACATTATGCATATCTGAAAATTTCAGAAGGGTGCAATCAAAAATGCTCGTTTTGTGCAATACCGCTGATGCGTGGAAAACACATCACCGAGCCCGAAGATAAACTTGTAAGTGAAGCTGCCGGTCTCGCTAACAGAGGAACCAAAGAGTTGGTATTGATTGCTCAGGACAGTACTTATTATGGAAAAGATGCCACAAAAAAACAAACTTTATCATCACTTCTCGAGCGAATTTCAAATATTGAAAAGCTCGAATGGATTCGATTGATGTATGCTTATCCAAGACAATTCCCTGTTGATATTCTTGATGTTATAGCAAGCAGCCCCAAAATCTGCAACTATATTGATATGCCACTTCAGCACGCTTCTGACAAAGTGCTAAGGTCTATGAAACGTGGAATCAAGCTCAGAAAAATTGAATCTTTGCTTGATACTATTCGCGAAAAAATTCCGAATGTGACTCTGCGTTCAACCTTTATTGTTGGCTATCCGAACGAAACTGATGCCGATTTCAAAATGCTTATGGATTTCATAGAAAGGCAGCAGTTAGACCGCGTTGGTGTTTTCACTTACTCTCACGAAGAAGGCACATCTGCATATCCGTTGGGGGATCCAATACCCGAGAAAGTCAAAGAAGAAAGACGAGGCGAACTTATGCTTCTTCAGCAAAATATTTCACTCAAAAAAAATAATGCAAAAGTTGGCAAGACATTCAAAGTAATGGTTGACGGACAAAATGAAAGTCATTATTTTGGTAGAACCGAACAGGACGCTCCTGATGTTGACAATCTGGTTTATTTTGATTCAAATAGCAAACTCAACAATGGTGATTTTGTTAACGTTATGATTTCAAAAGCTGAAGAATACGATTTATTTGGTGAGGCTGTTTAG
- the ade gene encoding adenine deaminase, with translation MKRFEINGNIVDVVARRIFAGKIIVDDGFIESIEETDEVYSNYIMPGFVDAHVHIESSMMIPSEFARLAVLHGTVATVSDPHEIANVCGMEGIRFMIDNGKRVPFKFYFGAPSCVPATTFETAGATITPDNIRELLSDPDIKYLSEMMNFPGVLYEFPDVMEKIKIAHDLGKKVDGHAPGLRGEQAKKYISAGISTDHECFSLDEALEKISYGMKIIIREGTAAKNFETLNSLLTSHPDMCMLCSDDKHPDDLVISHINKIVSRAIEKGHNLFDVLRSATFNPVKHYNLEVGLLQKGDPADFIIVNNLSEFIAEKTYINGDLVALSGKTFIEPVETSDINFFKANTKSPEDFKVPANNIEMLNVIEAIDGELVTRKSHQTPKIQNGYIITDIENDILKIAVVNRYDDVPPSLAFIRNFGLKNGAIASSVGHDSHNVIAVGTSDDSLCKAVNAVIENKGGLSAVSDDFVFTLPLPVAGLMSAEDGRIIAEKYHKIDLVAKELGSTLHSPYMTLSFMALLVIPSIKLSDKGLFDGDKFEFIPVGN, from the coding sequence ATGAAGCGATTTGAAATTAATGGTAATATTGTTGATGTCGTGGCAAGAAGAATATTTGCAGGAAAAATTATTGTTGATGACGGATTCATTGAATCAATAGAAGAAACCGACGAAGTATATAGTAATTACATAATGCCCGGATTTGTAGATGCACACGTGCATATCGAAAGTTCCATGATGATTCCTTCTGAATTTGCTCGTCTTGCCGTACTGCATGGAACAGTTGCTACAGTATCTGACCCTCACGAAATTGCTAATGTGTGTGGAATGGAAGGTATTCGTTTTATGATTGATAATGGTAAACGCGTGCCTTTTAAATTTTACTTCGGTGCACCCTCCTGCGTTCCAGCTACTACTTTTGAAACTGCCGGGGCAACAATAACACCCGATAATATTAGAGAACTCTTGAGCGACCCCGACATTAAATATCTCAGCGAAATGATGAATTTTCCGGGAGTTCTGTACGAATTTCCTGATGTGATGGAGAAAATTAAAATTGCACACGATTTGGGTAAAAAAGTTGATGGACACGCTCCCGGATTACGTGGTGAGCAAGCAAAGAAATATATTTCAGCTGGCATCTCGACTGACCATGAGTGTTTTTCTTTAGATGAAGCACTCGAAAAAATTTCATACGGCATGAAAATTATTATACGCGAAGGTACTGCCGCTAAGAATTTCGAAACACTTAATTCACTTCTCACATCACATCCTGATATGTGTATGCTTTGCAGTGATGACAAGCATCCTGACGATTTAGTTATAAGCCATATAAATAAAATTGTTAGCCGCGCAATCGAAAAAGGACATAATTTGTTCGATGTGCTGAGATCAGCAACTTTCAATCCTGTCAAGCACTACAATCTTGAAGTCGGCTTGCTTCAGAAAGGTGACCCTGCTGATTTCATTATAGTCAATAATTTATCAGAATTTATTGCAGAGAAGACCTATATCAATGGTGATTTAGTCGCATTGTCAGGTAAAACATTCATAGAACCGGTAGAAACAAGCGACATTAATTTTTTTAAGGCAAACACGAAAAGTCCTGAAGATTTCAAAGTTCCTGCCAATAACATCGAAATGCTCAATGTCATTGAGGCAATTGACGGTGAGCTTGTTACCCGTAAATCACATCAAACCCCTAAAATTCAAAATGGATATATAATAACTGATATTGAAAATGATATTTTAAAAATTGCGGTTGTAAACCGTTATGATGATGTCCCTCCTTCGCTTGCTTTTATTCGAAATTTTGGCTTGAAAAATGGTGCAATTGCATCAAGTGTCGGTCATGATTCGCATAATGTTATTGCAGTCGGGACAAGCGATGATTCACTCTGCAAGGCTGTAAATGCCGTAATTGAAAACAAGGGGGGCCTGTCTGCTGTATCTGATGATTTTGTATTCACTCTTCCTCTTCCTGTAGCAGGTCTGATGAGCGCCGAAGACGGAAGAATTATAGCAGAAAAATATCACAAAATTGACCTTGTTGCCAAGGAATTAGGAAGTACGCTTCACTCGCCGTATATGACACTTTCGTTTATGGCTTTGCTTGTAATTCCGAGTATTAAACTAAGCGACAAGGGGCTTTTTGACGGTGACAAATTTGAGTTTATTCCGGTAGGAAATTAA